The window AATCATTTCAACAGGGGTAAAGTTTAGAAAGGGCGAATATTCAATTACGCCTCGGCATAATTGTCGCTGACGCTTGGTTGTTATTTTGCAATCGTGCAGATAAATAATGCGTTGGGATTTTGATTTGTGCAAGCACAATGACTCGTTTCAAAATCAGTGACATTCGTTGGAGGCATGAACTAAATTCAAGCGGTGCTTAGGCATTTACTGAAGAAAAGTTAAACTAGTATTCATCTCATCTATAGAGGTAGGAGATTTCTACTGAATAAAGTTAAAGGAGAATGGTATGCCAAAGGCTATAGGTATTGATGCAGGCGGCACATTGACGAAAGTTGCTTATTTAGACGAGCATAATGAACTTATTCTATCAACTTTTCCGTCTAATGATTTGCAGGCTGTAAAGGATTGGATTATTAATAATCCAGATATTGAGGATATTGGTGTTACGGGGGGACGTACAGAACAATTACTTGATGTCATTAAAACAATGAAATCGATTCATTATATAGTAGAGTTTGAAGCTACATTGAAAGGTGTCCGCTTTTTGTTAAATAAAGGCGGATATTATTTTGAACGTAGTATGATTACCAATATTGGTACGGGGACTTCGATTCATTATATGGAAGGAAATACGCATATTCGTGTTGGTGGGACAGGTATTGGTGGTGGCACATTGATTGGATTGTCAGCGCTTACAACAGGCATTACCGATTACAATGAAATTCGAGAAATGGCAGTAAAAGGAAATCGGGAGGGCGTTGATCTACTGGTAAAAGATATTTATCAAGGAATGGACACACCGATTGATGGACATTTAACTGCGAGTAATTTTGGCAAAGTTGGTATTACGGAGGCTATTAAACAGCCAGCAGCGGATATACTTGCAACTGTTCAAGGGCTTGTCGGTGAGGTTATTACAACACTCAGCATTCAGTACGCGGAAGAAAAAAACGCCCAACATATTGTCTATATCGGTTCAACCATTAGCAATAATGAACATCTCGTCAATGTTATTGCCAATTATACACGTACAAAAAAACATACACCTGTCTTTATTAACGACCATGGTTTTTCGGGTGCCGTCGGTGCATTATTGAACATAACTGAATATACGATTGTCTAATAAGACAAATAAGAATGTACCTTACTAATTATTATTGGTGATGTACATTTTTTTTATTAGCTGTGAGAACATTGCAACAGGGTGTAGCATGAGTAAAAATGGTTTGGGTTAAGTGCAAATGGTAACTGCATCAAGATGGGCTACTTCTACACCAGTGAAAACTGGTAGTAGGGGCAACTTTTTTATTTTTTCTTAAGAACAATTGTTTTTGCTCGTGCATTGACACCGAGCTTATGTTGTTCCATCCAGTGTTCAGTTTGTTGACGCAACTCAGTTCTTCCATCAGTGAGGTAACGGTTTCTTTAACAGAAAAATTACAGATTTTATGGAAAGTAAAAACGCTTGGCAGCTTTTATTTAAAGGCTTAGGGCATTTTTTTGTTGTTTGCGTAGTCATGCAACTATCCAGTGATGGTTGAACACCAAATTCACGCAAACGGTGAAAAAGCATGATCGTTTTATGCAGAAAATACACATGTATCTTCTACCATTGAAGTTTTCCCCAAAGCATAATTACTTCCTTCCTGAGCACATTACAAGTAGGAGGTGAACATCTATGGGCAAAAGAAATAACAAAAACAGCAAAAAAACGATGAATGTTAGAACACATAATCCTTTTGGCACCTATAAAAGCAAAGACCTCGATAGAAGTAATAGCAATAACAATAACCCAAATGACAACCTAAACGAAGAATTCTCTGCAGAATTCGATGCAAAGGCAAAAAACAATAACAATAAAACGAATCATGATAAAAATCAGCAATCCAATAAAAAGAACTAGCTAAATTTTGGAGGTGGAAGTAATGGCGAAAAAAGGTAAAACAAGCTTCAAAAAGAAAAAGAAGAAAGATACACATAAAAGAAATGATCGTGAAGAATATTCAGCTGAGTTTAATGCAGTGATTCATAATAACGTGCAACAACCAAGTAACCCAAATAAACGCAGTCAATAAATGTGCATAAAAATAAATGCCCCTAAAGTAGAATGTGAATTCTGCTGGAGCATTTATTTTTTGCTGTTTCAGTATTTCTATACAAACTAAAATCGATTTCTCATTGTACAGCTGCAATCGCTGTAGAAAATATAATGAAGAGCATAAATGATTGTCCCGAGTTGGCACATTCTAAGGTAAAGGAGTGAGCTCGATTATGCGAAAATCATTTATTGTACTTGGGATCTTTCTTACAGCTAATACTGCGCCTCTTCCTATTTCAACGATTGCCCATGCTCAACAAGCAACGCCAAGCTATGCAAAATGGGGAAGGCTTGCTATAACAGAGACACAGTCAAAATATCCACATGCGAAAATTATTGACTATTTGCATGAAGGCAGTGAAATTTCTGCGGATGCAACAATTGAAAAATTTAAGCTATGGCTAAAAGATGGTGAGCGGGAATTCGGCGTTTATGTAAGAATTAAGTATACGACCGTAACGGAAAAAGTAGAGGATATTTCCTTTCAAGAAACGGCTAGATAAATGATAGCAAGAGGGCTCAATACTAAAAGAGGGTGCCTGTAAGTTTTAGGCATCCTCTTCACTTCATAGCGTTTAACCTTGTAATTTTTGCATGAATTCGCGCATGAGACCAGGTAAATCAGGCCATGCATGACCACTTACGAGATTGCCGTCTGTATGCAAGTTCGCCTCAATATAAGTGGCACCAGCTACTTGCACTTCTGGTTTGCAGGCAATATAGGCTGTTAGTTCTCTTCCTTTCAGCACCTCAGGAATGGTCGCGAAAATTTGAGCTGCGTGACAAACTGCGGCAATCGGTTTATTGGCTTCAAAGAAATGGCTGACAATCGCTGGGACATGCTCATTTAAACGAATGTATTCCGGTGCTCGACCACCCGGAATGATTAACCCATCAAACTGCGTTGGATCAATATCTGCAAAGGCTGAATGGGCTTCTAAACCATACGCTGGACGTTCGATATATGTATCGACGCCCTCAACAAAATCATGCAGTACCGTTTGTAATTTTTTCGCAGAAGGTGCTGCAATCGTTACGTTATAACCAGCCTCTAGGCAGCGATAATATGGATAATAAATTTCCAACG of the Lysinibacillus fusiformis genome contains:
- the coaW gene encoding type II pantothenate kinase, whose product is MPKAIGIDAGGTLTKVAYLDEHNELILSTFPSNDLQAVKDWIINNPDIEDIGVTGGRTEQLLDVIKTMKSIHYIVEFEATLKGVRFLLNKGGYYFERSMITNIGTGTSIHYMEGNTHIRVGGTGIGGGTLIGLSALTTGITDYNEIREMAVKGNREGVDLLVKDIYQGMDTPIDGHLTASNFGKVGITEAIKQPAADILATVQGLVGEVITTLSIQYAEEKNAQHIVYIGSTISNNEHLVNVIANYTRTKKHTPVFINDHGFSGAVGALLNITEYTIV
- a CDS encoding DUF3889 domain-containing protein, with translation MRKSFIVLGIFLTANTAPLPISTIAHAQQATPSYAKWGRLAITETQSKYPHAKIIDYLHEGSEISADATIEKFKLWLKDGEREFGVYVRIKYTTVTEKVEDISFQETAR
- a CDS encoding DJ-1/PfpI family protein produces the protein MGKNVLIIAGDAVEALEIYYPYYRCLEAGYNVTIAAPSAKKLQTVLHDFVEGVDTYIERPAYGLEAHSAFADIDPTQFDGLIIPGGRAPEYIRLNEHVPAIVSHFFEANKPIAAVCHAAQIFATIPEVLKGRELTAYIACKPEVQVAGATYIEANLHTDGNLVSGHAWPDLPGLMREFMQKLQG